Proteins from a single region of Sporosarcina sp. P33:
- a CDS encoding alpha/beta-type small acid-soluble spore protein: MPNSNSNNNSNQLLVPGVQQAINQMKEEIASEFNVQLGPDSTSRANGSVGGEITKRLVRQAQQQMKGYTE; this comes from the coding sequence ATGCCAAACAGCAACAGCAATAACAACTCAAACCAGCTTTTAGTTCCTGGAGTACAACAGGCGATCAACCAGATGAAGGAAGAGATTGCATCTGAGTTTAACGTGCAGCTAGGACCAGACTCCACATCGCGTGCCAACGGATCCGTCGGCGGAGAAATTACAAAGCGATTAGTGCGTCAGGCTCAGCAGCAAATGAAAGGATACACGGAATAA
- a CDS encoding S-layer homology domain-containing protein has product MRKMQIMIVTFVLLFSLAPKKEASSHIFTDVPKNHPNYSAIMYLVEQGVLTPQKRFGLNDKVTREEVAIMVAKATGLDGTKTKTKFKDVPAGRFSSGYINSAAKAKIINGYPDGTFKPTQNVTRGHMAAFIANAFHLKEEKNITFKDVPKGSTSYHAVRKLAHANITSGYPDGTFKPNQTLTRSHIAAFIARAMDPSFRPVPPVPVTRGINFSMNLSQVKKIEASSPAVFMGQFHEGNLVALVYRVTKYGYNAELIYIFENNKLSAIAYDFLADDTYYHSSDEIETIYVILNDNAKNELGTPLYEGQEGYTEFISVWEKKGYHALLQVHDKEVYTSGELIFMPY; this is encoded by the coding sequence ACAGACGTGCCGAAAAATCATCCGAATTATTCGGCGATTATGTATCTGGTGGAACAAGGTGTACTCACTCCGCAAAAGCGATTTGGCCTCAACGATAAGGTCACGCGGGAGGAAGTCGCGATCATGGTTGCCAAAGCGACGGGTCTGGACGGCACAAAAACGAAAACGAAGTTTAAAGATGTACCCGCGGGCAGATTTTCATCAGGATACATCAATTCTGCAGCGAAGGCGAAAATCATTAACGGCTATCCTGACGGTACATTCAAACCGACACAGAACGTAACGAGAGGTCATATGGCTGCTTTTATTGCAAACGCATTTCATTTAAAAGAAGAGAAAAACATTACATTCAAAGACGTACCGAAAGGCTCCACTTCTTACCATGCCGTACGTAAGTTAGCACATGCCAACATCACGTCAGGCTACCCAGACGGCACGTTTAAGCCCAATCAAACACTCACCCGTTCACACATTGCAGCGTTTATCGCAAGAGCAATGGATCCGTCATTCAGACCGGTGCCGCCTGTTCCAGTGACGCGCGGTATTAATTTTTCTATGAACTTGAGCCAAGTGAAGAAGATCGAAGCATCATCGCCGGCAGTCTTTATGGGGCAGTTTCACGAAGGAAATCTGGTCGCACTTGTGTACAGAGTCACGAAATACGGTTATAACGCTGAACTTATTTATATTTTCGAAAACAATAAACTGAGCGCAATTGCTTATGATTTTCTCGCTGATGATACGTATTATCACAGTTCAGATGAAATCGAAACAATTTATGTCATCCTGAATGACAATGCGAAAAACGAATTAGGCACTCCCTTGTATGAAGGCCAGGAAGGCTATACAGAATTCATCTCCGTTTGGGAAAAGAAAGGGTATCATGCCCTGCTGCAAGTTCATGACAAAGAAGTATATACGTCCGGTGAATTAATATTTATGCCGTACTAA
- a CDS encoding DUF262 domain-containing protein, with product MSNLQSLSEVFQNKLFRIPDYQRGYAWKRSQLIDFWEDIMNLREGRFHYTGMLSLKAVPRKETQNWGNDTWLLDTGYKAYHIVDGQQRITTFSILINEMVSFVKRHACNIGKNEEDIVICYQTLQSIRTKYISKKRPPQNLITTYLFGYETDNPSAEYLIHRVFDEPYSGTINETYYTQNLKYAKDFFSACLQKLYEEDGVEGIETLFRKLTQQLMFNIHEIEEDYDVFIAFETMNNRGKKLTNLELLKNRLIYLTTLYDEDQLDGMDKTALRNRINDTWKEVYYQLGRNQKSPLSDDEFLRAHWILYFKYTRKKGDDYINFLLNYFSSKKIFEKYEVAVEDEVPDSTGPEVMKEDEENLLPAEEETKAEHNKLRPEDITEYVNSLKHTAENWFYSYFPQYGEFSGEEKIWLERLNRIGIGYFRPLVTVALSLQTKVAESERIDLYKTIERFIFVMFRMGVFQSSFKSSDYYRKARSLYRGELSIEEVTQSLTEITDERMGSAVKNFITRTENRFANGDGFYGWRDIRYVLYEYEYEKARKTGIEKIGWTPFTKVEKDKVSIEHILPQTPADDYWKNQFKSYTAAEIKILSGSLGNLLPLSQSVNSSLQNTSFPNKKSSKTNGRRGYSDGSHSEIEVSLETDWNAEGILARGLKLLNFIETRWNVQFTDEKQKIELLHIPFVRDGRGEVAGVAPAD from the coding sequence ATGAGTAATCTGCAATCATTATCAGAAGTATTTCAAAATAAGTTATTCCGTATCCCTGATTACCAGCGGGGATACGCTTGGAAACGAAGTCAGCTAATTGATTTTTGGGAAGATATTATGAATTTGCGGGAGGGAAGATTTCATTATACCGGCATGCTGTCATTAAAAGCGGTTCCGCGGAAAGAGACGCAGAACTGGGGAAATGATACGTGGCTGCTTGATACGGGATACAAAGCGTATCATATCGTGGACGGCCAGCAGCGGATCACTACTTTTTCTATCCTGATCAATGAAATGGTATCTTTTGTGAAACGGCATGCATGTAATATCGGTAAAAATGAAGAAGACATTGTAATTTGCTATCAAACACTGCAGTCCATACGCACGAAATATATTTCTAAGAAGCGTCCGCCGCAGAATCTGATCACAACGTATTTATTCGGTTATGAGACGGACAATCCAAGCGCTGAATATTTAATTCACAGAGTATTTGACGAACCCTACAGCGGTACGATTAACGAGACATACTATACGCAAAACCTGAAATATGCCAAGGATTTTTTCTCTGCGTGCCTGCAGAAACTGTATGAAGAAGACGGCGTGGAAGGTATCGAAACTCTGTTCCGTAAACTGACGCAGCAATTGATGTTCAATATCCATGAAATAGAAGAAGACTACGATGTTTTCATCGCGTTCGAGACGATGAATAACCGCGGCAAAAAACTGACGAATCTCGAATTACTCAAAAATCGGCTGATTTATTTAACAACGCTCTATGATGAAGATCAATTGGATGGAATGGATAAAACAGCCTTAAGAAATCGCATAAATGATACGTGGAAAGAAGTATATTATCAGCTTGGCAGAAACCAGAAGTCTCCGCTCTCAGATGATGAGTTTTTACGGGCACATTGGATTTTGTATTTTAAATATACCCGTAAAAAAGGGGATGACTATATTAATTTCTTACTGAATTATTTCTCTTCCAAGAAAATATTTGAAAAATATGAAGTAGCAGTGGAAGATGAAGTGCCGGACAGTACAGGTCCTGAAGTAATGAAGGAAGATGAAGAAAATCTGCTGCCTGCAGAAGAGGAAACTAAGGCAGAGCACAATAAGCTGCGGCCAGAGGATATTACAGAATACGTGAACAGTTTGAAACATACGGCTGAAAACTGGTTCTATTCCTATTTCCCGCAATATGGAGAGTTTTCCGGCGAAGAAAAAATCTGGTTGGAGCGACTGAATCGTATTGGAATTGGTTATTTCAGGCCATTGGTGACAGTTGCACTTTCTTTACAGACGAAAGTTGCAGAGTCTGAGCGAATTGATTTGTATAAAACGATTGAGCGCTTTATATTTGTAATGTTCAGGATGGGTGTTTTCCAGTCCAGTTTTAAAAGCAGTGACTATTACCGGAAAGCACGCAGTTTATACAGGGGAGAACTGTCAATTGAAGAAGTGACTCAGTCATTAACCGAAATTACTGATGAACGAATGGGCAGTGCTGTCAAAAACTTTATCACACGTACCGAAAACCGTTTTGCAAATGGAGACGGTTTCTATGGCTGGCGGGATATTCGGTATGTTTTATATGAGTATGAATATGAAAAAGCGAGAAAAACAGGCATTGAAAAAATCGGTTGGACCCCATTTACCAAAGTTGAAAAAGATAAGGTTTCCATCGAACATATTCTTCCGCAGACTCCTGCTGACGATTACTGGAAAAATCAGTTCAAAAGCTATACTGCTGCTGAAATCAAGATATTGTCCGGTTCGCTCGGAAATCTTTTGCCGCTGTCACAAAGTGTAAATTCCTCTTTGCAGAATACTAGTTTTCCAAACAAAAAATCATCGAAAACTAATGGCAGAAGAGGATACAGCGACGGATCACACTCTGAAATCGAAGTATCTTTGGAAACGGATTGGAATGCGGAAGGTATTCTTGCGCGCGGACTGAAACTGCTGAATTTTATAGAAACCCGGTGGAATGTTCAGTTTACAGACGAAAAACAGAAAATCGAATTGCTTCATATTCCGTTTGTGCGGGATGGACGTGGGGAAGTGGCGGGTGTTGCGCCGGCTGATTAA